A part of Variovorax sp. HW608 genomic DNA contains:
- a CDS encoding BRO-N domain-containing protein yields the protein MSAIIPFQFEAHAVRVQVDDAGLPWFNATDVCDALEMGNPSQAIKSHVDADDLQKLEVIDNLGRTQRANHVNESGLYALILGSTKEAAKRFKRWVTGEVLPAIRKTGAYSGPGTLAALPALTHDRVSAILLIGEAVAKVPGVKTGIAMAATLTCIHENTGLAVETLRRALPAANEPICSLNATQLGKLLNRSAKATNQLLAAGGFQFRNDRDEWELTEAGEAWAEAMPYSRNGHSGYQILWNPAVAEELKEVA from the coding sequence ATGAGCGCGATCATCCCTTTCCAGTTCGAGGCGCACGCCGTGCGCGTGCAGGTCGACGACGCGGGCCTGCCGTGGTTCAACGCCACCGACGTATGCGATGCGCTGGAGATGGGCAACCCGTCTCAGGCGATCAAGTCCCACGTCGATGCCGATGACCTCCAGAAGTTGGAGGTCATCGACAACCTCGGTCGCACGCAGCGCGCCAACCACGTCAACGAATCGGGCCTCTACGCCCTGATCCTCGGCAGCACGAAGGAGGCCGCGAAACGCTTCAAGCGTTGGGTGACCGGCGAGGTGCTGCCCGCGATCCGCAAGACCGGCGCTTACTCCGGCCCCGGCACGCTGGCGGCCTTGCCCGCGCTGACCCACGACCGCGTCAGCGCGATCCTGCTGATCGGCGAGGCCGTGGCGAAGGTGCCGGGCGTGAAGACCGGCATTGCAATGGCGGCGACGCTGACCTGCATCCACGAGAACACGGGCCTCGCCGTCGAAACCCTGCGCCGCGCGCTGCCCGCCGCCAACGAGCCGATCTGTTCGCTCAATGCCACCCAGCTCGGCAAGCTGCTGAACCGCTCGGCCAAGGCCACGAACCAGTTGCTGGCGGCGGGTGGCTTCCAGTTCCGCAACGACCGCGACGAATGGGAACTGACCGAGGCCGGTGAAGCGTGGGCCGAGGCCATGCCGTACTCGCGCAACGGCCACAGCGGCTACCAGATTCTCTGGAATCCTGCCGTCGCCGAAGAATTGAAGGAGGTGGCGTGA
- a CDS encoding helix-turn-helix transcriptional regulator, with amino-acid sequence MQTAASSIPRSPSPTNSQAINSLSPGDRRVLNENELAQRWGVSPKTLQRWRSEGRGPRYLKLSKRVGYPVDAVIEFEREALHDSTSERAAV; translated from the coding sequence ATGCAGACAGCAGCAAGCAGTATCCCCCGGTCGCCCTCACCGACGAATTCTCAGGCGATCAACAGCCTCTCGCCCGGCGACCGCCGGGTGCTCAACGAAAACGAACTGGCCCAGCGGTGGGGCGTCAGCCCCAAGACCCTGCAACGCTGGCGCAGCGAAGGTCGCGGCCCGCGCTACCTGAAGCTGTCCAAGCGCGTCGGCTATCCCGTGGACGCGGTCATCGAGTTCGAGCGCGAGGCGCTGCACGACTCGACGTCCGAACGCGCGGCGGTCTGA
- a CDS encoding recombinase family protein translates to MRSPRANPLPTVTPKKRCAVYTRKSTDEGLDQEYNSLEAQRDAGLAFIASQRHEGWIAVGDGYDDGGYSGGNMDRPALRRLMVDIEAGKIDTVVVYKIDRLTRSLPDFAKLVEVFDRNGVSFVSVTQQFNTTTSMGRLTLNILLSFAQFEREVTGERIRDKIAASKAKGMWMGGVPPLGYDVVERKLIVNEREAALVRDIFRRYGEHGSAARLVRELDIEGHTTKAWVTQTGRQRPGRTIDQQYLFTMLRNRIYLGEISHNGQWFSGQHDAIVAPGPWDAAHAFIERRKQAPREHAAKHPALLAGLLFAPDGQRMLHSFVKKKSGRQYRYYVPYLHKRRNAGASLSPSTPDVGHLPAAEIENAVLAQIHAALSAPQMLIAVWRACQQHPAGAALDEAQVVVAMQRIGDVWAQLFPAEQQRITRLLIDRVQLHEHGLDIVWREDGWIGFGADIGTHPLVEEAREQAVEALA, encoded by the coding sequence ATGAGGTCGCCGCGCGCCAACCCGCTGCCGACGGTCACGCCGAAGAAGCGTTGCGCCGTCTACACCCGCAAGTCCACCGACGAGGGGCTGGATCAGGAATACAACAGCCTCGAAGCCCAGCGCGACGCGGGCCTCGCCTTCATCGCCAGCCAGCGGCACGAAGGCTGGATCGCCGTCGGCGACGGCTACGACGATGGCGGCTACTCCGGCGGCAACATGGATCGCCCTGCGCTGCGCCGCCTGATGGTCGACATCGAGGCCGGGAAGATCGACACCGTGGTCGTCTACAAGATCGACCGGCTCACCCGAAGCCTGCCGGACTTCGCCAAGCTGGTCGAGGTGTTCGACCGCAATGGCGTGTCCTTCGTCTCGGTCACGCAGCAGTTCAACACCACGACGTCGATGGGGCGGCTGACGCTCAACATCCTGCTGTCCTTCGCGCAGTTCGAGCGGGAGGTCACGGGAGAGCGCATTCGCGACAAGATTGCCGCCAGCAAGGCCAAGGGCATGTGGATGGGCGGCGTGCCGCCCTTGGGCTACGACGTAGTCGAGCGCAAGCTCATCGTCAACGAACGCGAGGCGGCGCTGGTGCGCGACATCTTCCGGCGCTACGGCGAGCATGGCTCGGCGGCGCGACTGGTGCGTGAACTGGACATCGAAGGCCACACCACCAAGGCCTGGGTGACGCAGACCGGGCGGCAGCGTCCGGGGCGCACCATCGACCAGCAGTACCTCTTCACGATGCTGCGCAACCGCATCTACCTCGGCGAAATCTCGCACAACGGTCAGTGGTTCTCGGGGCAGCACGACGCCATCGTCGCGCCGGGCCCGTGGGACGCCGCGCACGCGTTCATCGAACGACGCAAGCAAGCGCCGCGCGAGCACGCCGCCAAGCATCCGGCGCTGCTGGCGGGACTGCTGTTCGCACCCGACGGGCAGCGCATGCTGCACTCCTTCGTCAAGAAGAAAAGCGGGCGGCAGTACCGCTACTACGTCCCCTACCTGCACAAGCGGCGCAACGCGGGCGCGAGCCTGTCACCCAGCACGCCGGACGTCGGGCATCTGCCCGCCGCCGAAATCGAGAACGCGGTGTTGGCGCAAATCCACGCTGCGCTCTCCGCGCCGCAGATGCTGATCGCGGTGTGGCGGGCCTGCCAGCAGCATCCTGCCGGTGCCGCGCTCGACGAAGCGCAGGTGGTGGTGGCGATGCAGCGCATTGGCGATGTTTGGGCGCAGTTGTTCCCCGCCGAGCAGCAACGCATCACGCGGTTGCTAATCGACCGCGTGCAACTGCACGAGCACGGGCTGGACATCGTCTGGCGCGAGGACGGCTGGATCGGGTTCGGGGCCGACATCGGCACGCATCCGCTGGTCGAGGAAGCTCGTGAACAGGCCGTGGAGGCACTGGCATGA
- a CDS encoding DUF2924 domain-containing protein: MTAHAPSTTTSVAAQVAGLPHLSMEDLWKLWDAHFDERPGHHHRGWLESRLAYKIQERAFGGLKSSLRKKLEEVGETGILPKQLRGDSQRLLPGTILTRIYDDVEHRVLVRGTGDFEYQGQRFKSLSAIAGHITGSHWSGPVFFGLKTPAAKKVTA, encoded by the coding sequence ATGACGGCACACGCACCATCCACCACCACCTCGGTCGCCGCCCAGGTCGCCGGGCTTCCCCATCTCTCGATGGAGGATCTCTGGAAACTGTGGGACGCGCATTTCGACGAACGGCCCGGCCACCACCATCGCGGCTGGCTGGAGAGCCGATTGGCCTACAAGATTCAGGAGCGCGCCTTCGGCGGCCTGAAGTCCTCGCTGCGCAAGAAGCTCGAAGAGGTCGGCGAGACCGGCATCCTGCCCAAACAACTGCGCGGCGACAGCCAGCGCCTGCTGCCCGGAACCATCCTCACGCGCATCTACGACGACGTCGAGCATCGCGTGCTGGTGCGCGGCACGGGCGACTTCGAGTACCAGGGACAACGCTTCAAGAGCCTGTCCGCGATTGCAGGTCACATCACGGGCAGCCACTGGTCGGGGCCGGTGTTCTTCGGCCTGAAGACGCCCGCCGCGAAGAAGGTGACGGCATGA
- a CDS encoding OST-HTH/LOTUS domain-containing protein: MTTLPAASALQTLQHEVQRLLGRCLLRLQQYEHLIKAIVAHHEIAGPAHALESIRAARVADTASKTLGTLVGNLLGSYVVTNEAETTAEVTADAPEDVISFGMRMHLSMSAEDFARTENELKELVLLRNNLVHHFIDQHDLWSLDGCRGAHDALVAAYGRIDQHFEQLRGWAEHMDQARRLTAEFVQSDAFHDLVVNGIAPDGVVDWPAAGIVRALREAAVELAVEGWAPVASAGRWITERHPEQLPAKYGCSSWRQVVHESRLFELRYREVDGQRAAWYRAKQDSAHSR; this comes from the coding sequence ATGACGACACTACCCGCAGCTAGCGCATTGCAGACGCTGCAGCATGAAGTTCAGCGATTGCTGGGCCGCTGCCTGCTGCGTCTGCAGCAGTATGAACACCTGATCAAGGCCATCGTGGCGCATCACGAGATCGCAGGACCGGCTCATGCTCTGGAGTCGATCCGCGCGGCACGTGTCGCCGACACCGCCAGCAAGACGCTTGGCACCCTGGTCGGAAATCTCCTCGGATCGTATGTCGTCACCAATGAAGCCGAGACTACCGCCGAGGTCACGGCCGATGCACCCGAGGACGTCATATCGTTCGGCATGCGGATGCACCTGAGCATGTCCGCCGAGGATTTCGCCCGGACAGAGAACGAACTGAAAGAGTTGGTGTTACTGCGGAACAACCTCGTTCACCACTTCATCGACCAGCACGACCTATGGAGCTTGGACGGTTGTCGTGGTGCGCACGATGCCTTGGTCGCTGCCTACGGCCGAATCGACCAACACTTCGAGCAACTACGGGGATGGGCCGAACACATGGATCAGGCCCGGCGGCTGACGGCGGAGTTCGTCCAGTCGGATGCGTTCCACGACCTCGTGGTCAATGGCATCGCCCCGGATGGCGTCGTGGATTGGCCTGCCGCAGGCATCGTGCGCGCGCTGCGGGAAGCCGCTGTTGAACTGGCTGTCGAGGGCTGGGCACCTGTCGCATCGGCTGGACGATGGATCACCGAGCGGCACCCAGAACAACTGCCTGCCAAGTATGGCTGCAGCAGTTGGCGGCAGGTGGTGCATGAGTCGCGTCTTTTCGAGCTTCGGTACCGCGAAGTGGATGGGCAGCGCGCCGCGTGGTATCGGGCGAAGCAGGACTCCGCGCACTCACGCTAA
- a CDS encoding ImmA/IrrE family metallo-endopeptidase → MPDAVDLDILRQMLPTTPYGKDVREIKAPMVLDVDSCEGMLVRNPKDVAEWGIFYNGKASPERRRFTIAHELGHFILHRRQQQSFNCDKESVYSGVDTIRAIEREADDFASNLLMPGDLLRDWISNQRIDLHVLSAIAKRFQVSFEALCIRFIKFTTQRAILVYWDNGYVKYEWRSSSAVKTRARIRRNADPQEPLPGTLAADASVDQEWDGTEMSAAIWCPEEAQHMKLREFKHSFGARDRVLTLLLLESAEPRSWDRSWQDEDSFDSFDQFVSNGQLPAR, encoded by the coding sequence ATGCCCGATGCCGTCGATCTGGACATCCTGCGCCAGATGCTGCCAACCACGCCCTACGGCAAGGACGTGCGGGAGATCAAGGCACCGATGGTGCTCGACGTCGACAGCTGCGAAGGCATGCTGGTGCGCAACCCGAAGGACGTCGCCGAGTGGGGCATCTTCTACAACGGCAAGGCCAGTCCGGAGCGCCGACGCTTCACCATCGCCCATGAGCTGGGCCACTTCATCCTGCATCGCCGGCAGCAGCAAAGCTTCAACTGCGACAAGGAAAGCGTCTACTCCGGCGTCGACACCATCCGCGCCATCGAACGCGAAGCCGACGACTTCGCCAGCAACCTGCTGATGCCCGGCGACCTGCTGCGCGACTGGATTTCGAACCAGCGCATCGACCTGCACGTCCTCAGCGCCATCGCCAAGCGGTTTCAGGTTTCGTTCGAGGCGCTGTGTATCCGCTTCATCAAGTTCACCACGCAGCGCGCGATCCTCGTCTATTGGGACAACGGCTACGTGAAGTACGAATGGCGCAGCAGCAGCGCCGTCAAGACACGGGCGCGCATCCGGCGCAACGCCGATCCGCAGGAACCGCTGCCGGGTACGCTGGCAGCCGACGCCAGCGTTGATCAGGAATGGGATGGCACGGAGATGTCCGCCGCGATCTGGTGTCCGGAGGAGGCGCAGCACATGAAGCTGCGCGAATTCAAGCACAGCTTCGGCGCGCGTGATCGCGTCCTTACACTGCTCCTGCTCGAAAGCGCCGAACCGCGCTCATGGGATCGGTCGTGGCAGGACGAGGACAGCTTCGACAGCTTTGACCAGTTCGTCTCGAACGGCCAATTGCCGGCTCGATGA